In Yarrowia lipolytica chromosome 1F, complete sequence, a genomic segment contains:
- a CDS encoding uncharacterized protein (Truncated form of YALI0F21681g, some similarities with uniprot|P33332 Saccharomyces cerevisiae YER008c SEC3 (PSL1 protein) component of exocyst complex, similar to Saccharomyces cerevisiae SEC3 (YER008C); ancestral locus Anc_7.154): MHKARENANGTFQIGKTWNLDDLTSVENDLQIPSGFTMHLGKPYYWMTGSPKEKTVFVSSAIRIYRKYRNGAVPTMIGWDASIGSPMVGQSPKFKGGQQQGGHGSPVGGSHGSPGNMGTPPLAGQSPLHPGQSPLLPGQSMPLQPGQSQPIKMGHSGSPVNANFSGSPGSAGFAGSPGNAAYAGSPSKTHTSPYKHARGRSTASVSSAVSIGSGSSAGNSIPGHGRRTSVISINDSPVPQSPVRSGISTSQSANNVRSMVDPEPGMKQTGISQSKSLGNVAAAAEPIPKLDDHLLEQQRQAEQQQRREQQQREQQRQAELRAEREAEQRLEQQRQAERQEQQRLAEQQRLAEKQRVEQQRIEQQRQAEAEHQHRLELDRLERERQEKARLDLQRQERERQERERKSSVSQAAEAAAAVLQPASAAVAAAVSTTPGRKSSVADVSSAASAVTPRRKSSDVITIEDSPSPPTAAALENRQPTIPVISVDDDVVNVDEDDFDMDSPNPAPIAPVVPAALAHNRSFSQELAGAGFVEEKPAGGSRELTREPKLPEFVVIDDKPPPAVQRHQRNTSQMSFESNLEPVDENKQVTRHQKKVSLSEPSSEGLPIVGSTRRDSTGTGGHRRNRSNGSLGSSRRLSRDLSSGGNMAPITYVGTSQADSTLIEDTLIELNWSGNKDAKELEADINRELAQLEESNISHVIDLDTKFGDLTTDLDQAIAQCDELDAILTFFSVELGGLGSDIDYIESQGHGLQVQTTNQKILWEELNSILDTMSVPQREMEIIRRVRLDSAQDVAYAEAALVDLFAALASVRKMGSNSRDEEVFIGGMRALQERRSLYEQAAVDFIARAQVSLQEKVRDAVVSSSTQLSAASASPTIPGLISTVNSLYKFAGIILFIRDVDQTAYSAILKQYERSARDYYEAASTAFFAKWKQQFKASDKTDQQSMFSPGREHEPTEHKVSAVRQLTMKRSHSHQNVGQRKRDVSLSLSKNDKLQNSFSGIVEALQTALNSEQEILIQLFHMTSFGAANYGTYIKQYPAGQRLAFARHVKKRGVDPDRAQTRAFSTVLSGIFAPFSHECLTYFENVMESRPLECPTLFAVLDAHIEPMESTNQAFLLTLVHKIYDKSVNIWKTFVSRQIDMISNTHVSCKRRSGVLGFVATFPEFCEKVEQQISGEKNGAVRTLVNDSYDKLGKAILHNLQRAADDVSLKNSSSGGTGTAIKMAASLASSSGAKGDEHEDKEILNYHILMVENMNCLMDSLHENIISHSHVLIGHRDTAVSQYRTHLSEYSDNVLRRPFGKIIDYVQGVEALLKKDPSATPNQKHSYNKKALKAAISSCPQKDLRKVIDILRKRVEKHFGASPDDDLATVGNVPVYNDELLAKVWNALQAETISVFNRLTNIMNKYFSESSAQNDITKAEIQAAFAR; encoded by the coding sequence ATGCACAAGGCCCGAGAAAATGCCAACGGCACATTCCAGATTGGAAAGACGTGGAATCTGGATGACCTCACGTCTGTGGAGAACGACCTGCAGATCCCCAGTGGATTCACCATGCATCTCGGAAAGCCCTACTATTGGATGACCGGCTCTCCAAAGGAAAAGACAGTCTTTGTGAGTTCGGCCATTCGAATCTACCGAAAGTACCGTAACGGTGCTGTTCCAACTATGATTGGATGGGATGCTTCGATTGGATCTCCTATGGTGGGCCAGAGTCCAAAGTTCAAGGGTGGACAACAGCAAGGAGGACATGGTAGTCCGGTTGGAGGAAGCCACGGCAGCCCCGGGAACATGGGCACCCCTCCTCTTGCTGGACAGTCCCCTTTGCATCCTGGACAGTCCCCTTTACTACCTGGCCAGTCTATGCCTCTGCAGCCAGGTCAGAGTCAGCCCATTAAGATGGGCCATTCTGGCAGCCCCGTCAACGCAAACTTCTCTGGTTCCCCTGGCAGTGCTGGATTTGCTGGTAGTCCTGGTAATGCAGCGTATGCAGGCAGTCCCAGTAAGACCCACACCAGTCCATACAAGCATGCCCGAGGTCGATCCACAGCTTCTGTCAGCTCAGCCGTTTCTATCGGTTCAGGTTCATCGGCTGGGAACTCTATTCCTGGCCATGGTCGTCGAACCAGTGTGATTTCCATCAATGATTCACCTGTTCCTCAGTCGCCAGTGCGATCGGGTATCTCCACATCGCAGTCTGCCAACAATGTGCGTTCTATGGTGGACCCTGAACCCGGAATGAAACAGACTGGTATATCGCAGAGCAAGTCGCTGGGCAATGTTGCCGCAGCAGCCGAGCCCATTCCAAAGCTCGACGACCATCTGCTTGAACAGCAGCGTCAGGCTGAGCAACAACAGCGACGtgaacagcaacaacgTGAACAGCAGCGCCAGGCCGAACTCCGAGCCGAACGGGAGGCTGAACAACGTTTGGAGCAACAGAGACAGGCTGAACGACAGGAACAGCAAAGGCTCGCTGAACAACAGCGACTGGCGGAAAAGCAACGTGTCGAACAGCAACGAATCGAACAGCAGAGACAGGCAGAGGCTGAGCATCAGCATCGACTGGAACTCGACCGACTGGAACGAGAACGACAAGAAAAGGCGCGTCTTGATTTGCAGCGACAGGAACGGGAGCGACAGGAACGAGAGCGAAAGTCAAGCGTTAGTCAGGCGGCAGAAGCGGCCGCTGCCGTGCTGCAGCCCGCCTCTGCCGCTgttgcagcagcagtttctACTACACCCGGACGAAAGTCTTCAGTTGCTGATGTTTCTTCTGCCGCTTCTGCAGTCACTCCTCGTCGCAAGTCTTCTGACGTCATCACTATTGAAGACAGTCCCTCTCCGCCCACAGCAGCTGCTCTAGAAAACCGCCAGCCTACCATTCCGGTGATTTCCGTTGACGATGATGTGGTAAATGTGGATGAAGACGACTTCGACATGGACTCCCCGAATCCTGCACCCATCGCACCAGTTGTGCCTGCGGCCCTTGCTCACAACCGAAGCTTCTCTCAGGAACTTGCAGGAGCTGGTTTCGTGGAGGAGAAACCCGCTGGAGGGTCTCGGGAGCTTACTCGGGAGCCCAAACTGCCAGAATTTGTGGTCATTGACGACAAGCCTCCACCCGCAGTTCAACGTCATCAGCGAAACACGTCTCAGATGTCGTTTGAGAGCAATCTGGAGCCCGTGGATGAGAACAAGCAAGTTACACGTCATCAGAAGAAGGTGTCTTTGTCAGAACCATCCTCTGAGGGCCTTCCTATTGTCGGAAGCACAAGAAGAGACAGCACAGGTACAGGTGGACATCGACGTAACAGAAGTAACGGCAGTTTGGgctcttctcgtcgtcttTCTCGAGATCTCTCTTCAGGAGGCAACATGGCTCCCATTACCTATGTTGGCACTTCTCAAGCCGACTCTACCTTGATCGAGGACACCCTGATTGAGCTCAATTGGAGCGGCAACAAGGATGCCAAGGAACTCGAAGCTGACATCAACCGGGAGCTTGCTCAGCTTGAGGAGAGCAACATTTCTCATGTCATCGATCTTGACACAAAGTTTGGCGATCTTACGACCGACCTTGATCAGGCTATTGCTCAGTGCGACGAACTGGATGCCATTctcaccttcttctctgtGGAGCTTGGGGGACTGGGATCTGACATTGATTACATTGAGTCTCAAGGACACGGTCTCCAGGTCCAGACCACCAATCAGAAGATTCTGTGGGAGGAGCTCAACTCCATTCTGGATACCATGTCTGTGCCCCAGcgagagatggagatcaTCCGACGAGTTCGCCTGGACTCTGCACAGGATGTAGCATATGCCGAGGCTGCCTTGGTCGACCTGTTCGCTGCCCTGGCATCTGTGCGAAAAATGGGCTCCAACTCACGAGATGAGGAGGTGTTCATTGGTGGTATGCGTGCTCTTCAGGAACGAAGATCACTGTACGAGCAGGCTGCTGTTGATTTCATTGCTCGAGCCCAGGTGAGTCTTCAGGAGAAGGTGAGAGATGCTGttgtctcctccagcactCAGCTGAGCGCTGCCTCTGCCTCGCCCACCATTCCTGGACTTATTTCCACCGTTAACTCGCTGTACAAGTTTGCGGGTATCATCCTGTTTATTCGAGACGTTGATCAGACAGCTTACTCTGCTATTCTCAAGCAGTACGAGCGATCTGCTCGTGACTACTACGAGGCTGCCTCTACCGCCTTCTTCGCCAAATGGAAGCAGCAGTTCAAGGCGTCTGACAAGACTGACCAACAAAGCATGTTTTCCCCTGGTCGGGAGCACGAACCCACTGAGCACAAGGTGTCTGCTGTGCGACAGCTAACCATGAAACGAAGCCATAGCCACCAGAATGTCGGCCAGCGAAAACGAGACGTCTCTCTCAGTCTCAGCAAGAACGACAAGTTACAGAACTCCTTCTCTGGTATAGTGGAAGCTCTCCAGACTGCTCTGAACTCCGAGCAGGAGATTCTAATCCAGCTGTTCCATATGACGTCGTTCGGTGCAGCCAACTACGGTACTTATATTAAGCAGTATCCTGCTGGACAACGGCTCGCGTTTGCTCGACACGTGAAGAAGCGAGGTGTCGATCCTGATCGAGCTCAGACTCGAGCTTTTTCCACTGTTCTTTCAGGCATCTTCGCCCCTTTCTCTCACGAGTGTTTGACCTACTTTGAGAACGTCATGGAGAGTCGACCTCTGGAGTGTCCGACTCTTTTCGCCGTGCTTGATGCTCATATCGAGCCCATGGAGAGTACCAACCAGGCTTTCCTGCTGACTCTGGTGCACAAGATCTATGACAAGTCTGTGAACATCTGGAAGACTTTCGTTTCTCGACAGATTGACATGATCAGTAACACGCATGTGAGTTGCAAGCGTCGATCTGGTGTCTTGGGCTTTGTGGCCACCTTCCCAGAGTTCTGCGAGAaggttgagcagcagattTCAGGCGAGAAGAATGGAGCTGTGCGAACCTTGGTCAACGATTCATACGACAAGCTAGGCAAGGCCATTTTGCACAATCTGCAACGAGCTGCAGATGACGTGTCTCTCAAGAAcagctcttctggaggaacCGGAACCGCCATCAAGATGGCAGCATCTCTGgcatcttcttctggtgcCAAGGGTGATGAGCacgaggacaaggagattctcaactacCACATTCTCATGGTTGAGAACATGAACTGTCTGATGGACTCTCTTCACGAGAACATTATCAGCCACAGCCATGTGCTGATTGGACACAGAGACACAGCTGTTTCACAATACCGAACTCACCTGTCCGAGTACTCTGATAACGTTCTCCGACGACCGTTCGGTAAAATCATTGACTATGTGCAGGGTGTGGAGGCgcttctcaagaaggatcCATCAGCCACCCCCAACCAGAAGCACTCTTACAACAAaaaggctctcaaggctgctATTTCGTCCTGTCCCCAGAAAGATCTGCGAAAGGTCATTGATATTCTGCGGAAGCGAGTGGAGAAGCATTTTGGGGCATCTCCAGACGATGATCTGGCCACTGTCGGGAACGTGCCTGTTTACAacgacgagctgcttgCCAAGGTGTGGAATGCTCTTCAGGCCGAGACTATTTCTGTCTTCAACCGACTGACCAACATCATGAACAAGTACTTCTCTGAAAGCAGTGCTCAGAATGATATCACCAAGGCTGAGATCCAGGCAGCTTTCGCACGATGA
- a CDS encoding uncharacterized protein (Compare to YALI0F21703g, Partial Line element, no similarity), with translation MSTQNSFIHHRHTYLYTLSPSFSQDPEPRSTLTQYVYKDGHRYQDRNDIKSKSLIAMKFFPVALLAATATASLCVDYQAENDQVLLAVQPCEESVTAAESEMSIFIRAAAGQPEAILAESLKKKLDIGDFAGYLRTKLSFDTDEHPVNVASAFAIVPEVELKSIKKYEIQNPYSLQKRGECSMWSPGNCGLSDVQTNYYSNFYTVHADPNHQVCLGICTDYLSHIWNDGVLQGSFYYTYNGCKFRSQNNWNGKTWNFCRVGAFYVMTKYAIFPTLYAIELTGWVDGVNYVSPRFCMSALNSCNSDTPSNADTVFFFFFLHIHSFNYNFAVKE, from the coding sequence ATGTCCACCCAGAATTCATTCATACATCACCGCCatacctacttgtacacatTGTCCCCAAGTTTCAGTCAAGATCCTGAGCCAAGAAGCACACTAACGCAATATGTATATAAAGATGGGCACAGGTACCAGGACCGAAATGACATCAAAAGTAAATCATTGATCGCCATGAAATTCTTCCCCGTGGCCCTCCTGGCGGCTACTGCTACAGCAAGTCTGTGCGTTGACTACCAGGCTGAGAACGATCAGGTTCTGCTTGCAGTGCAGCCCTGTGAAGAGTCGGTCACTGCTGCGGAGTCCGAAATGAGTATTTTCattcgagcagcagccgGTCAGCCCGAAGCCATTCTCGCCGAGTCTCTCAAAAAGAAACTTGACATTGGTGACTTCGCTGGGTACCTGAGAACCAAACTGAGCTTCGATACCGATGAGCATCCTGTCAATGTGGCGTCTGCCTTTGCGATTGTTCCTGAAGTGGAGCTAAAGAGCATCAAGAAGTacgagatccagaaccCGTATTCTCTTCAAAAACGTGGAGAGTGCAGTATGTGGAGTCCCGGAAACTGTGGTCTTTCCGACGTCCAGACTAACTACTATAGTAACTTCTACACTGTCCACGCAGACCCCAACCACCAGGTGTGTCTCGGTATTTGCACGGACTACCTATCGCACATTTGGAATGACGGGGTGCTCCAGGGCTCGTTCTACTACACCTACAACGGCTGTAAGTTCCGAAGCCAGAACAACTGGAACGGAAAAACCTGGAACTTCTGTCGAGTGGGCGCGTTCTACGTCATGACCAAGTACGCCATCTTCCCGACTTTGTACGCCATAGAGCTCACTGGGTGGGTTGATGGTGTCAATTATGTTTCTCCTCGATTCTGTATGTCTGCTCTTAACAGTTGCAACTCAGATACGCCTTCCAATGCAGAcactgtttttttttttttttttctgcatatacattcatttaattataactttgccgtgaaagaataa